One Pseudomonadota bacterium DNA segment encodes these proteins:
- a CDS encoding ATP-binding protein codes for MDEKGLLEKRQKELEIELEETRSLSRTRDNLLMANIRELNDVYNVLREKLKELKRRDERIKSFEEELIRANKLSALGELAGSIAHEIKNPLIAIQGFAKRIEKTKEPDKIEEYAGVIDKEAGRLSNVLMKLLEFSRMDEPNKEYVDVNEIVDDTVLFMEHHLTRFKNVELVVERKKDLPHIQVDKIHIQQALVNIVMNAAQAMPGGGVIEIKTQNANGRISISVKDEGAGIKDEDMGKIFEPFFTTKKKGEGTGLGLSLSKRLVEANGGEIDVESKVGEGSTFRILLGSAKLT; via the coding sequence ATGGATGAAAAAGGGTTATTAGAAAAAAGACAGAAAGAGCTTGAGATAGAACTTGAGGAGACAAGAAGCCTCTCCCGGACAAGAGATAACCTCCTCATGGCAAACATAAGGGAGTTGAACGACGTATACAATGTTTTAAGAGAAAAGCTGAAGGAACTCAAGAGGAGAGATGAAAGGATCAAAAGCTTTGAAGAAGAGCTTATAAGGGCAAATAAACTCTCTGCCCTTGGTGAGCTTGCAGGGTCTATTGCCCATGAGATAAAAAATCCTCTCATTGCAATACAGGGTTTTGCAAAAAGGATAGAGAAGACAAAAGAGCCGGATAAGATAGAGGAGTATGCAGGTGTAATAGATAAAGAAGCTGGAAGGCTATCGAATGTGCTGATGAAGCTTTTAGAGTTTTCAAGAATGGATGAACCAAACAAAGAATATGTTGATGTAAATGAGATAGTGGATGATACCGTACTGTTTATGGAGCATCACCTTACAAGGTTTAAGAATGTTGAGCTTGTGGTGGAAAGGAAGAAAGACCTTCCCCATATACAGGTGGACAAGATTCATATTCAGCAGGCCCTTGTAAATATTGTGATGAACGCAGCCCAGGCAATGCCAGGAGGCGGGGTTATAGAGATAAAGACACAGAATGCCAATGGTCGTATATCCATATCTGTGAAAGACGAGGGTGCGGGTATAAAAGATGAGGATATGGGTAAGATATTTGAACCGTTTTTTACCACAAAAAAGAAAGGTGAAGGGACAGGGCTTGGCCTCTCATTAAGTAAAAGGCTTGTTGAGGCGAACGGAGGGGAGATTGATGTAGAGAGTAAAGTGGGGGAGGGGAGTACGTTCAGAATACTTTTAGGTTCTGCTAAATTGACTTGA
- a CDS encoding MBL fold metallo-hydrolase, whose translation MEGFIKFFGTGGARFVVSKQLRATGGLLLHYKDTNLYIDPGPGALVRIHASKERFDLTKLDGIILTHKHIDHANDVNVMIEAMTDGGFKKRGVLYCPEDAIGDDPVVLKYVRKYLDRIELLKEKQSYTTKDITFSTPVRHVHPVETYGIIFELNKRIGLITDTRFFDTLPSFYTVDYLIINVLRSKPIEKDHVIDHLAVNDFVNIVTHIKPEVAIMTHFGMNIIKEKPYLLAERLKEETGINIIAAHDGMKLEF comes from the coding sequence ATGGAAGGTTTTATTAAGTTCTTTGGAACAGGTGGGGCTCGATTTGTAGTATCCAAACAGTTAAGGGCAACAGGCGGTCTCTTGTTACACTATAAAGATACGAATCTCTACATAGACCCGGGGCCAGGGGCACTTGTCAGAATACATGCATCGAAGGAACGGTTTGATTTAACCAAGTTAGATGGGATAATCCTCACCCATAAACACATAGACCATGCGAATGATGTGAATGTGATGATAGAGGCCATGACCGATGGGGGTTTTAAAAAGAGGGGCGTGCTTTACTGTCCGGAAGATGCAATTGGAGATGACCCTGTGGTCCTGAAATATGTGAGAAAATATCTCGACAGAATTGAGCTCTTAAAAGAAAAACAAAGTTACACAACAAAGGATATCACATTCAGCACACCTGTGAGACACGTGCATCCGGTGGAAACATACGGGATAATATTTGAACTGAACAAAAGGATAGGTTTGATAACAGATACAAGGTTTTTTGATACACTACCAAGTTTCTACACTGTAGATTATCTCATAATAAATGTCCTTCGATCGAAACCTATTGAAAAAGATCACGTTATAGACCATCTTGCTGTAAACGATTTCGTAAACATTGTTACGCATATAAAACCAGAGGTTGCTATCATGACCCATTTCGGCATGAACATCATAAAGGAAAAACCTTACTTGCTGGCCGAAAGACTAAAAGAAGAAACAGGGATAAACATAATAGCGGCCCATGACGGTATGAAGCTGGAGTTCTGA